The sequence TATAAAccctatgaacacacacacccacacatacagaAACCTACACCCACAGTAGGTGTAGGTGTGATTAGAACACAATTACGACAGGTATAAGACAGTGGGACAGTGTATAAATGCTAATCAGTCTTTTTTacctatttattcattaatcatCCCCACCATACAAATGCTATGGCTTCTGTGGAACGACAGGTGATTATGCAGATTATCCATTTTAAGTAGATTTTTATGAAGTTGACTCCACATATGTATCTTATGCACATGATATGGTTATGTGAAACGGAAGTTAAAATAGAAGTATAACTGCTGTGAAATATACAAACATCTCATGTGTGTggattaatgtttaataaacaggACCTAAAACCAGACAAAAGTCTGAGACAAAGGTCTGAGTGCAGACGGgcgtgtttttttaattaaacagatTAGACCACTTAGTAAGACCCACCATCTCCTGGCTCTTCCAGCTCCTCTGAGATCTCAGAGTCATCAGATACAGACTGAGAGCCGACTGCAAACACCTGACCCTCTGATACATGTGactcttcatcatcttcctctgtAACTGCAGAGATCTGGCCCACCCGGACCCCTCGGACACTCTCCTACAACACAACAGCACACTTTTTTCTATCAAAACGCACATAGAGGaatctaaaatctaaaactTTATTCCTTCATGCACAAACCTTAGGTGTTGTAACAGTAGAGGGCTTGTTCTCCTGACCGCCACTGGGGGGAGCACTTCCTCCTTTCTgacaattgcacacacacaaacacgtccCATATttttgataataaataaataaataaataaataatgataaagcACACTTATTAAAGAGAGGGTAAGGAGGAATGTTTTGAACATCCTACTTTTGATTTCTTCTACCTGGATTTCAGGCTCCATCACATTTGAGAATGAAACTTTTTTCGTAGCTGGTTTAGTAAGGGTACGCAACCTGGGCTTCGGCAAAGGAGTCTAAAATATTAAGTCAGATACAAGGTTTATCAGTTATTTACAACTTTCAAACAAACATTATTGCCTTTCACAATGTATACAAGTACACACTTATTATTTATGCAAAAATAGAGATGTTTTTGATGCTCACGACTGCTCACCGTAGCAGAAACACTTTCATTCACTTCGGCTCCACTCATATCTCCATATTCGTCAGTTTCTAGCTTCATTGGAGCCTCTTTGGTGAAAAACTTGGCCTGCTCTGCTGCTGTTGCCAAGCCAGAAGGAGGCAAGTATGTAAACTTCCATTTTAGAGTCACATCTATGTAGCCACTGGGCAGACCGGCTGGGTCTGTTAGCTCGAATGTACCTGGTAAACCACCATCACATGTAAACTTACCAGAATTACAAGCAAAATAAAAGTACCAAGAAATGAAAAACTATATACAAACTATACAGAAAATCCTCACCAGTGATGGCCTTATCATGAGCCAAAGATATAAGCGGCACGTCGGCTTTGCCGAGGTAGAGCTGATTCTCAAAATCCAAATCATCAAACACGTATAGGGTTAAAGCCTCTGCCTTCAAATATGCATCAAGGTCAGAGTTCATGGTCAGAGGAAAGGTCATGTGATCATCAAACTGCGGTTCATTGGTGGAGGAAAGGATTGGTGTGTCATGGTCAGGGAAGATGTGGAATTTGTAAATGACATATGGACTGGGCAGTGTATGAGGTCCTCTGGATTTTAGGTTACTGCAACATCGTATCGTGATGTAGAGATCATTCAGGTTTCCATCCTTAAATGAAGAGCTGGAAGGAGGGGCATTTAAAGTCTGGGAAAACACATGGCAGTGAGCAACAACTAGAGAAATTGTGTAGACAAATCATTTTATAATTGCTTTGGTAAAACTTAATATTTACTTGACATGATGGACAGGTTACAAAAAGTTATTCAGCAACAGTGAGTCACAGGACTACTTCAATATACAGTAACATGGATTAACTGGAACTGTACTAGAGGGATGAACACTATTCTCCAAGGACAGGTGAAGCTTATGCTGGATCTGGAGCATACAGTATACCGGAAACACTGGGCAcaacgtaaacacacacaatatttcttTAGTAATGTAATGAGTACTGGCAGTACCTGGATCTGGTCTTTAACAGTGGAGTTGATGTAGCCTAGAGCTTTGACTCGCTCTTTATACAGACGAATGGCTTGCTCCATAGGAACCCTCAGTCTCAGCCAGTAGTCCAGAGCGCCGAAAACCTGAATCTCACCACTGACTCCTGTAGGACAATGCAGACCAGTGCATGCAAAATTAAATTCTGTTGGcataattaaaaaagtaaagagGTTGGGTTAGCCCTAGCcctagccctaaccctaaccccatgCTGGAATATTGTACATGAATATAATAGCTCATGACAAATTACAATAAACAGTCTAATGTTTTAAAGTCTTTTCATGTAGACTGCAAACTGGAACCAAATTATACACAAGCTAACATTTATGCTTCCTTTAGGTCTCTTTATATATAATTGATACCTTTAAGCAGcacatttatcatttttctaGTTAAACAGGCGTTCTAGTACATGAGAAACCTATGTATACATGTGTTCAAACCTCCATGTTTACCTTTTTACAGCCATATCTTCTGTTTATCTCAAACATTATACACTGAAACCACTAGAGGGTGAGTCAGAGTCAAAAATCCCTGCTGGCTCTTAATCATAGTACATTTGCAGATTTTGCTCCATTCTATTCTGCAATGTGTATAAACTCACCAGCCAGTTTATTCATAATGAAGTGTAAATGTGTTCACGCATTCAATTATCCAATCATCCAATCATACGGCAGTGGCACGATGcagaaaatcatgcagatacaggtcaagagcttcactccacattcacatcaaatatcagtACTGGAAAACATGTTATGAAGACGTGACTTcacaaactgctgatctcctgtgattctcacacacacacacaacagtttgcAGAGAATgttgtgaaaaaaataatcacccAGTGAGTgacagctcttacacacacatgttgatGAGGGAGGTTTGCTGCCCAAAGTGGTTTGAGCTTACATGAAGTCTACAGTAACCTGAAATATCCACTTTGTACAACCATAGTGCACAGAAAGGCATCTCAGAGCACACAACACATCGAACCTCGAGGTGGACAGGACATGACAGAAGAGAACCACAttagaatctgaggctacagtgggcacagactcaccacaACAAGAcagttaaagaagaaaaaaaatgtcatctGGTCTAATCACAAGCTTCAGTAGCAGAGTACTGACCATGCCACAATCATGCTGGTGCTGAGTTTATACACTctgctgctgccacgtgattgtcTGATTAGAGTTATGCAGCAAATGCAGCATTTCTTCACAACTTTCTGCCACTGTGGCTGTGGAGCTGTTGAACTCGTAATGTACTATACTGGGTGTGACCTTTTGGCCGATAGAGACAAACAACACACTTGGAGTATGCAGACCAGACATCTTACATACATGTATGCATGCATGCTTAAACTCCAGTATAACACCAGGCTCACCGTCACCTCTAACAAAATGCAGAACTCCTCTGAACTTACCGACGAGCTGCAGGGTGCCAAACACTTTCCCATCCCTCTCCAGCACCTGACTCAGCCGTATCTGTCCTGCAGCTATGGTGCGGAAAGTCAGGCACTCGGCCAGCTGTACTTCCACAGTGATAGAGCTGCTGTGGAGATAGTGCAGGAAGAGATCATCCACCTTCACAAGGTACTGGGAGGTGAAATCATAAACTGGTTGCTGCCCTCGCACCACAGCCGTGGACTGCAGCTCAAAGTCATAAAAGGCATAAGTGCAGAAAGTAGAGGGGTCTTTGTCACCCAGACTGTCCAGAGCCTCAGGACTGAAGCGTGCAGTGCCAAGGTGGATCTCCAAAAGGTTCTCTCCTCGAGCCAGGTGTACCGTTTCATCAAACTCATCAGCCACATCATCGTCTGTGATGTCGGGTCGGAAAACGTGGGCCTTGGTACCGTAGGCAATGTCTTTCAATTGGGCtacataaaaaagaagaatgttAGGACTGACTGTAAGTATTAGCATAAGCACTATAAAGTATTTTGAGTTAGTCAAACCTTcaagtttctttatttttgcagCTCTCATGTCCAGGAGCTGAGCCAGTTTCTCCTGTTTAAGTTCATTATCCAGCTTCAGATCATTCATCCTTCGTGTAACTGCTTCGACTTCAGCCTGAACAGTGTGATTTTAGACAAAAACTATGAGAGCTGAATGCACTTAGGCCATAAGGGAAGAGGATGAACAACACAGGAAACACTTTAAAGCTGAATATCTACAGTCTCATGCCTTCCTGATGCTCTACCTGGTAGTCTTTATTGATTTTGTGCTGGATGATCAGCATGTTTCTTGTTTTCTCCAGCTCTTGCACAGTTTCAGTGTAAGTGGCCTGGAGTTCTTTCAGTGAGCGTTCCACATCTATATGAACCCCTTCTACTACATTTTCCAGGAAACCCAACTCTCCATTCCTCTGTGTTTTACGCACCTGaaagataataaaaatgttaaaaatgttgtaatgttttaacattttattaatgatCTTTAACATCTTTTTATATCTCttcataaaaacaataaaatgaccATATCCAGTATAAACTAAGTAAAGATGTTCTGACCTGCATGAGTGCTGTGCTGTCTAGCAACAGGTtacatttctattcattttctgGGTATTTACATATTGCTAGGTGAAGCTAATTACCTCACCTCTTCCAAAATATTATTCTTGTAAACATACTTGAAACATTTCCTACTGTTAGACACCATACAGTTACACCATTATACGATTATAATGGTGTGGttataaacacactctataaAGCCTAAAACTTGTGGACACCTGGCCATCACACCAGTTCTTCTCTAAACTGATGGaccaaagttggaagcacacactTCACAAGTTATCtacaatttctcttcactgaAACACTGTCCTGCATTACAATGCCCTGTCCACCAAAACAGATCTTCAACACATGGTTTGCCGAAATTGGAGTGGAACAACTCGAGAAAACCATTAGGATGAGCTACAtgccaggcctcctcacccaacatcagtacctgacctcactaataccCTTGTTGGTGGAATAGAAACAAATCCTGACAGCCAAGCTCTGAAATCTAGCGGAAAGCTAGGttagggttaaggttagggATAGGGTTAGGGATAGAGAGgttattcaagattcaaagatttaagatttttattaatACCAGGGGGAAATGCCTTATTATAATAGCAAAAAGGGAACTAAAGCTTGAATATGAtgaacaaagaaacacacatgaCCACGATGGTAAGGTGTcacatatagtgtatgtctgtaATATACTACTTACCTTAATGAGCATCAGTGCTTCACTGAGTTCAGCAGCATCTATTTCACTCTCCTACAAAATTAGAAAGGCAAAATATAATTAGACAAAGACCCCACATGCTCAGTTCCACatggtttctttattttttttgagaaaTACCTTCGTAAAGAACTTCATGCGATCTTTTATTTCATCCAACTGTTGCTTCTGCTCCAGATAACAGAGTTGAAGTTCTTTATTCTCCTTTATCAGCTTCTCGTTTATAtctttaaaaatgtgaaaagatcattttttttgtttaaaagggCTCAGACAGAAAGTCAGAAGAAAGGTGAAAATGCAGAGTTTGGTATACCTCTCTCAGCCTGAATCTTGTCTAGGATTTGGTTTTTATCAGTGAGGTCAGATTTCAGCGCCATCTCCAGCTGAGCGATCTGCAGTTTGAGCTGCTGCTCTCTTGTCTTCCACTTCTGTTCCTGAGTAACGTCAAAGGCGCTAACGGAATAAGGACAAACATTTACACCAGGGTCTTCATATTTCCGTTCAGTCCTGATATTCTGTTCAAAATCATTTACTCACGTGTTCATTAATTTGTCACAGTTCTCTTTAagcaactctctctctttctccaaatCCCGAATTTGTTcaagcagctgaagaaagaaacTTACTCAACTAATGATTGAAAATATATGTAATAAGTTCATCTGTAGACTTCTGTAGTCTTTCATGACCTCAGAGTCCACTAATACATGATTGATTTCCAACAGTACCTCGGAAGTCCTTCTCTCCTGCAATGCTTTAGTGTGTAACTGATTCTCCAGGCCCAGAATCCTCAGCCTTTCTTCTTTCAGCTGCCCAGTCAGCTCATCCACTTTAGCCATCGCTGTGTCGTGGCTAGCCTTCAGGGTCTTCTGGCTCTGAATACATTCGTGATTCAATTACACATATAACTAAATTAACTTCTTACAAGCCTCATCCTGATGCTAATCATTTCTTTGCAAGCTAAATGAAGTATGTATTTCATCTGGTGAGATAAGGCCacaaactaatatatatatatatatatatatatatatatatatatatatattactgatGATATATCATCAGTAAACacattatcctggtcagggtcagagTATATCAGGAGCCTGTGTTTAGGCAAGAACCCACCATGGAGGGACTCGGTCCTCGTCAGGACActgtgcacacactcatttacacctaGGTGCAATTTGGCATAGCTAATCCATCTACTGTCATGCATTTAGGAGGTGGGAAAACACTCACATGggcatgaggagaacatgaaAACTTCAAGAGAGTAAACTGTACTCAAAATCAAACCTGGTGATGTGAAAGAGCAGAACTACTGTCCATCACCGGGCCATTAAGTGACATCTAACTGACTTTACATTGGAAATGCTTACTTAAAAAAGCAACCAAGCAAGTACActgtttttaaaattatttttagttaAACACTAGTGATGTGTGCTTCTTATCACAAGCATAAATGGTGGACAGAAAGCTTCTATGAAAATGCCGTACATACAAATTTACCAAGTGCCACAAATCAGGAAGTCACAGCCTCTCTACCACATTTGGTGTTTAGACCCCCAAAGCTTACAATCAGCTTACTTAACATTTTCTCTctatactttttaaatatttattttaattttaggCCATGTCTTAGAAGCAGACCATAGGGTAAagggataaataaaataaaacatttacacacatttccAGTTCCAACTGGGCCCACAACAAGCCAAAACATGTTGGTGTCAGACATCTGAATATATTCTTCCTCATGTTCTTCATTTTTTGAGGTGACAAAAGTTTGTAAGTCAAAATTTCCAACCTACAACTaggaacaaaaacacagcaaacagCTGGATCTGCCTTCAATGATCAAAGACATCATTGTACCAGGAATCTGGAGGTCATGTAGGTGATAATAACACAGTCCCTCTTATCTGTGGTTTACTTAAGAGACCAAGATTGTGTTGTTTTAGTAGTTTAAATGAAACACTAGTAAGTTACACTACACATGCAGCTTCAGAAACACCAAACATCTCTCAGCTGATCAGCTGCACTGAGAATAAGCAGAAAATCACATGGACATTTGTTTTTTAGCCAACCAACTGCTTTAAACTCAATTTGTTCATCTATTGTAAAAtcttaattaaacaataatacTAACACTATTTACTCGTGCCTATTACTCCTGTTCTGATGTTCCTTTTACCTCTTGTAGTTGAAGGAATCTTCCCTCCAGCGCAGTGAAAGAATTGCCTTTATCGGCCAGCTGTTTCTGCAGCTTTATCATTTCCACATTATCCTTAATGTTTGATCTGAGAATATATTCAGTATGCTGTTAGCAGATCTCATAGTGTACACACAATCACTTTACTATGTCATACTATGTGTATTGGATAAACAATCTATGGAGGTACCTCTGGCCCATGGTCTGCTGCTCTCTTAGCTGCAGGAGAGACTCCTCGTACTCTCTTTCCTTAATCCGGAGCTGCTCTCTCAACATCTCTGCtgatctctccatctcttccatATGAGCCCTCTGCATTTCTATCACATTCTCCCTTCAAAGACAAGAAGAGCATCTGTATATAGAATTCACTAATGTATATATGCatcatttaacagaaaatgaaagagaaagagtgtgtgcgCTTTGCCATGGATCACATGGTCCCACAGGTAACTGTAATAGAATATTAATGGTCTCTGGTCACTGAACGTGTGAACACTGCATTAATCTGCTGTTCTGagatgtcaattttttttttatttgtgttctcTGTAATGAAAACATTGCCATGGTTTAAAGGATCATCAGACCTAGCACTCGTCCGCTGTGCTTACAGCTCACTTTCACAAGTTTTTCACAaacaattttataaataaaatgtgtgataTAAGTAACATCTCCTGCTGTCTTTTTCAAGGTTCTCCATGCTGTCTGAATGTCCATAAGCAACTTGACATCACACAGGTCTAAAGATGTCACACAATGTCAGAGGTGTGGATATCAACGTGCATTAGTTTTTCGGATAACGTGTAGAACGTACAGATTACGGATCTCTGAGCGAGCCTCGTCCAGAAGACTGTGTCCGTAGCGAGGTAAAAGCCCCTGTGGGGGTCTGTTGCTCATTTCCCCTTCCACATGTCTCGTTCCTGCTGATAAAACATCGCTCATTTTAATCACTTCTGTATAAAATGTCCCATAAATCAGATTAAAGTGAGTGATTCGTTATAGTACCTCCTCTTGGTGTTACTGGCTGCTGAGGTGGTACAGGCGTGTCTTGAAGTCTGCGCAGTCCTGAGTTAATGCGGGACTGAATGTGACTGTAGGGGGTCGGTCTACGACTCTGGGTCTGAATCTGCT comes from Hemibagrus wyckioides isolate EC202008001 linkage group LG14, SWU_Hwy_1.0, whole genome shotgun sequence and encodes:
- the rpgrip1l gene encoding protein fantom isoform X1, which produces MSGLTTADETAADIPVRDITLNLTGTGILEKESLFSQNARARQAVAKISREELEDRYLRMQEENLLLKQHSHKQEDKIKRMATKLIRLVKDRKRVEQTSSSGHVIAGRNVEMEEMIEELQEKIHELEKQNEGLKQRLLTAKQQIQTQSRRPTPYSHIQSRINSGLRRLQDTPVPPQQPVTPRGAGTRHVEGEMSNRPPQGLLPRYGHSLLDEARSEIRNLENVIEMQRAHMEEMERSAEMLREQLRIKEREYEESLLQLREQQTMGQRSNIKDNVEMIKLQKQLADKGNSFTALEGRFLQLQESQKTLKASHDTAMAKVDELTGQLKEERLRILGLENQLHTKALQERRTSELLEQIRDLEKERELLKENCDKLMNTAFDVTQEQKWKTREQQLKLQIAQLEMALKSDLTDKNQILDKIQAERDINEKLIKENKELQLCYLEQKQQLDEIKDRMKFFTKESEIDAAELSEALMLIKVRKTQRNGELGFLENVVEGVHIDVERSLKELQATYTETVQELEKTRNMLIIQHKINKDYQAEVEAVTRRMNDLKLDNELKQEKLAQLLDMRAAKIKKLEAQLKDIAYGTKAHVFRPDITDDDVADEFDETVHLARGENLLEIHLGTARFSPEALDSLGDKDPSTFCTYAFYDFELQSTAVVRGQQPVYDFTSQYLVKVDDLFLHYLHSSSITVEVQLAECLTFRTIAAGQIRLSQVLERDGKVFGTLQLVGVSGEIQVFGALDYWLRLRVPMEQAIRLYKERVKALGYINSTVKDQIQTLNAPPSSSSFKDGNLNDLYITIRCCSNLKSRGPHTLPSPYVIYKFHIFPDHDTPILSSTNEPQFDDHMTFPLTMNSDLDAYLKAEALTLYVFDDLDFENQLYLGKADVPLISLAHDKAITGTFELTDPAGLPSGYIDVTLKWKFTYLPPSGLATAAEQAKFFTKEAPMKLETDEYGDMSGAEVNESVSATTPLPKPRLRTLTKPATKKVSFSNVMEPEIQKGGSAPPSGGQENKPSTVTTPKESVRGVRVGQISAVTEEDDEESHVSEGQVFAVGSQSVSDDSEISEELEEPGDDMQPAECSDLSESILSDSDDCIVPARSTPARKQPSERIRVEIVSLNLKPGSRVSADSSVVRLFVEYNFLDLPSEETPLSLPKPLPGHSIYYNYSHVIHVDVENNQARRHMLRAVLEGRNKKLENIRFTLVSDPPEEEEQEKECEDVGVAYFRLSDILKKQRDVMDVGLDVVDVQDNTEVVGTLKVTVEALEAFRSIMEDPDHDHSELQSERLQIAKKQKYTA
- the rpgrip1l gene encoding protein fantom isoform X2 gives rise to the protein MSGLTTADETAADIPVRDITLNLTGTGILEKESLFSQNARARQAVAKISREELEDRYLRMQEENLLLKQHSHKQEDKIKRMATKLIRLVKDRKRVEQTSSSGHVIAGRNVEMEEMIEELQEKIHELEKQNEGLKQRLLTAKQQIQTQSRRPTPYSHIQSRINSGLRRLQDTPVPPQQPVTPRGGTRHVEGEMSNRPPQGLLPRYGHSLLDEARSEIRNLENVIEMQRAHMEEMERSAEMLREQLRIKEREYEESLLQLREQQTMGQRSNIKDNVEMIKLQKQLADKGNSFTALEGRFLQLQESQKTLKASHDTAMAKVDELTGQLKEERLRILGLENQLHTKALQERRTSELLEQIRDLEKERELLKENCDKLMNTAFDVTQEQKWKTREQQLKLQIAQLEMALKSDLTDKNQILDKIQAERDINEKLIKENKELQLCYLEQKQQLDEIKDRMKFFTKESEIDAAELSEALMLIKVRKTQRNGELGFLENVVEGVHIDVERSLKELQATYTETVQELEKTRNMLIIQHKINKDYQAEVEAVTRRMNDLKLDNELKQEKLAQLLDMRAAKIKKLEAQLKDIAYGTKAHVFRPDITDDDVADEFDETVHLARGENLLEIHLGTARFSPEALDSLGDKDPSTFCTYAFYDFELQSTAVVRGQQPVYDFTSQYLVKVDDLFLHYLHSSSITVEVQLAECLTFRTIAAGQIRLSQVLERDGKVFGTLQLVGVSGEIQVFGALDYWLRLRVPMEQAIRLYKERVKALGYINSTVKDQIQTLNAPPSSSSFKDGNLNDLYITIRCCSNLKSRGPHTLPSPYVIYKFHIFPDHDTPILSSTNEPQFDDHMTFPLTMNSDLDAYLKAEALTLYVFDDLDFENQLYLGKADVPLISLAHDKAITGTFELTDPAGLPSGYIDVTLKWKFTYLPPSGLATAAEQAKFFTKEAPMKLETDEYGDMSGAEVNESVSATTPLPKPRLRTLTKPATKKVSFSNVMEPEIQKGGSAPPSGGQENKPSTVTTPKESVRGVRVGQISAVTEEDDEESHVSEGQVFAVGSQSVSDDSEISEELEEPGDDMQPAECSDLSESILSDSDDCIVPARSTPARKQPSERIRVEIVSLNLKPGSRVSADSSVVRLFVEYNFLDLPSEETPLSLPKPLPGHSIYYNYSHVIHVDVENNQARRHMLRAVLEGRNKKLENIRFTLVSDPPEEEEQEKECEDVGVAYFRLSDILKKQRDVMDVGLDVVDVQDNTEVVGTLKVTVEALEAFRSIMEDPDHDHSELQSERLQIAKKQKYTA